From a region of the Macrobrachium nipponense isolate FS-2020 chromosome 3, ASM1510439v2, whole genome shotgun sequence genome:
- the LOC135222326 gene encoding uncharacterized protein LOC135222326: MRDVVLWCGLGLVGRGETFITVGNIDAKKLIGNTDVKKKLVVNVDVKKKLVGNVDVKKKLVGNVDVKKKLVGNVDAKELVGNTDVKKELVGNTDVKKELVGNTDVKKELVGNTDVKKEVVGNVDTKELVGNEDVKKVLVGNVDAKKLLGNVDVKKELVGNIDTKKLIGNVDVKELVGNTDVKKEFINQD; the protein is encoded by the coding sequence ATGAGAGATGTCGTTCTATGGTGTGGATTGGGTCTTGTTGGACGCGGTGAAACTTTCATAACAGTAGGAAATATAGACGCCAAGAaattaataggaaatacagacgTCAAGAAGAAATTAGTAGTAAATGTAGACGTCAAGAAGAAATTAGTAGGAAATGTAGACGTCAAGAAGAAATTAGTAGGAAATGTAGACGTCAAGAAGAAATTAGTAGGAAATGTAGACGCCAAGGAATTAGTAGGAAATACAGACGTCAAGAAGGAATTAGTAGGAAATACAGACGTCAAGAAGGAATTAGTAGGAAATACAGACGTCAAGAAGGAATTAGTAGGAAATACAGACGTCAAGAAGGAAGTAGTAGGAAATGTAGACACCAAGGAATTAGTAGGAAATGAAGACGTCAAGAAGGTATTAGTAGGAAATGTAGATGCCAAGAAATTATTAGGAAATGTAGACGTCAAGAAGGAATTAGTAGGAAATATAGACACCAAGAAATTAATAGGAAATGTAGACGTCAAGGAATTAGTAGGAAATACAGACGTTAAGAAGGAATTTATAAATCAGGattga